From a region of the Thermomonas sp. HDW16 genome:
- a CDS encoding TetR/AcrR family transcriptional regulator — translation MTTSPDKAPKPRPRDAAATRKAILASARAAFSDKGYDGVGLREIAAGAGVTAMMVNRYFGSKEELFIEALRQTMTGESVIAGGIMDTSAPARALAEALIGMTRPGQVPLDGFRMAFHSASSPVATTVGKQMIEDNALKTVSGALHGDHAGQRAAMILAMISGFQGMRQMIGLSALADADEGALVGLLTGVFEGLINPPDIARD, via the coding sequence ATGACGACTTCGCCCGACAAAGCCCCGAAACCCCGTCCACGCGATGCCGCGGCCACCCGCAAGGCGATCCTGGCCTCCGCCCGCGCGGCATTCTCGGATAAAGGTTACGACGGGGTGGGCCTGCGCGAGATCGCGGCCGGCGCCGGGGTCACTGCGATGATGGTGAACCGCTATTTCGGGTCCAAGGAAGAGCTGTTCATCGAAGCGCTGCGGCAGACGATGACCGGCGAAAGCGTGATCGCCGGCGGGATCATGGACACGTCCGCCCCGGCACGCGCGCTGGCCGAGGCGTTGATCGGCATGACCCGCCCGGGCCAGGTGCCGCTGGACGGTTTCCGCATGGCTTTCCACTCCGCATCCAGCCCAGTCGCCACCACCGTCGGCAAGCAGATGATCGAGGACAACGCCTTGAAGACGGTCAGCGGCGCCTTGCATGGCGATCACGCCGGCCAGCGCGCCGCGATGATCCTGGCGATGATCTCCGGCTTCCAGGGCATGCGGCAGATGATCGGACTATCCGCGCTGGCGGATGCCGACGAAGGCGCGCTCGTCGGCCTGTTGACGGGGGTGTTCGAGGGCCTGATCAACCCGCCGGACATCGCCCGCGATTGA
- a CDS encoding aldehyde reductase, translated as MDKTVLVTGGTGFVGAWCIVELLRQGYRVRTTVRSAARQAGVRHAVAREIEPGDRLEFTIADLTSDAGWAEAMTGCDYVLHVASPMTSATADPQALIAPAREGTLRVLKAAVDAGVQRVVMTSSCATVNQGLQSGDTVNDETMWASENDPDLNAYRLSKILAERAAWDFMREHGGATEFATVLPSAIFGPVLTLDNPGSVQLVQRQLQGKMPGTPNVGFCVVDVRDLALAHVEAMRRPEAAGERFIVAGEFVWMRDVAAILRQRLGERAAKVPTRGLPDWLVKLMGRFVPAMQQLVPMLGRRHLYRSDKAQRLLGYRPRPAADTLVECAESLLVLEGRA; from the coding sequence ATGGACAAGACCGTACTGGTCACGGGCGGCACCGGCTTCGTGGGTGCCTGGTGCATCGTGGAATTGTTGCGGCAGGGGTATCGGGTGCGCACCACCGTGCGCAGCGCCGCCAGGCAGGCCGGCGTGCGCCACGCGGTCGCGCGCGAGATCGAGCCGGGCGACCGCCTCGAATTCACCATCGCCGACCTGACCAGCGATGCCGGTTGGGCCGAGGCGATGACCGGTTGCGACTACGTGCTGCATGTGGCGTCGCCGATGACCTCCGCCACCGCCGACCCGCAAGCGCTGATCGCGCCCGCGCGCGAAGGCACGCTGCGGGTCCTGAAGGCAGCAGTGGATGCCGGTGTGCAGCGGGTCGTGATGACCTCGTCCTGCGCCACCGTGAACCAGGGCCTGCAGAGCGGCGACACCGTCAACGACGAAACCATGTGGGCCAGCGAAAACGATCCCGACCTCAACGCCTACCGGCTGTCGAAGATCCTGGCCGAGCGTGCCGCCTGGGACTTCATGCGTGAGCACGGCGGCGCCACCGAATTCGCCACGGTGCTGCCCAGCGCGATCTTCGGCCCGGTGCTGACGCTGGACAACCCGGGTTCGGTGCAACTGGTCCAGCGCCAGTTGCAGGGCAAGATGCCGGGCACGCCGAATGTGGGGTTCTGCGTGGTCGACGTGCGCGACCTGGCGCTGGCGCATGTCGAAGCGATGCGGCGGCCGGAGGCGGCGGGTGAGCGCTTCATCGTGGCGGGCGAGTTCGTGTGGATGCGCGACGTGGCGGCGATCCTGCGCCAGCGGTTGGGCGAACGTGCGGCCAAGGTGCCCACGCGCGGGCTGCCGGACTGGCTGGTGAAGTTGATGGGGCGCTTCGTGCCGGCGATGCAGCAGCTCGTGCCGATGCTCGGACGCCGCCATCTCTACCGTTCCGACAAGGCGCAGCGCCTGCTCGGCTATCGTCCGCGGCCGGCTGCGGACACCCTGGTGGAGTGCGCGGAAAGCCTGCTGGTACTGGAGGGCAGGGCGTGA
- a CDS encoding NAD-dependent epimerase/dehydratase family protein, with translation MSGRPIRLILTGATGFAGGEVLRQALADPGIERVSVLSRRVVEMAHPKLRQLLVDDFTDFSQVDADALTADACIWCLGVSQTAVDKDTYIRITHDYTLAAAQAMLARNPELRFCFLSGSRADQQERTSIYYGKIKGRTEKALSELTPHAFHFRPAVIRATRPEHRIPLAARIGGMIAIPFDWFSEQVSVDCVQLAHCLIEVAKQGADRRIFDNAGIKHWPKD, from the coding sequence GTGAGCGGCAGGCCGATACGGTTGATCCTGACTGGCGCCACCGGTTTCGCCGGCGGCGAAGTGCTGCGGCAGGCGTTGGCAGATCCCGGCATCGAACGTGTCAGCGTGCTCTCGCGTCGTGTCGTGGAGATGGCGCATCCAAAACTGCGCCAGTTGCTAGTCGATGACTTCACCGATTTTTCGCAGGTCGATGCCGATGCGTTGACCGCCGACGCCTGCATCTGGTGCCTGGGCGTGTCGCAAACCGCGGTGGACAAGGACACCTACATCCGCATCACCCATGACTACACGCTGGCGGCGGCGCAGGCGATGCTGGCGCGCAATCCGGAGCTCCGTTTCTGCTTCCTCAGCGGTTCGCGTGCCGACCAGCAGGAACGGACTTCGATCTATTACGGCAAGATCAAGGGACGCACGGAGAAAGCGCTGTCCGAACTCACGCCCCATGCTTTCCACTTCCGTCCGGCGGTGATCCGCGCAACCCGGCCCGAGCACAGGATTCCGCTGGCGGCGCGCATCGGCGGGATGATCGCGATTCCGTTCGACTGGTTCTCCGAGCAGGTCAGCGTCGATTGCGTGCAACTGGCGCACTGCCTGATCGAGGTGGCGAAACAAGGCGCCGACCGACGTATTTTCGACAATGCCGGCATCAAGCACTGGCCGAAGGATTGA
- a CDS encoding MBL fold metallo-hydrolase, translating into MTMTTVKRPRRGLWRWLKALLALSTVVFVAGFAYTRGPAFGATPSGQRQLRIEQSSQWDTRRFVNRQPQWLDLRKALREAVFGEGNAHANPDAPIAVVHTDAAQLAQPAASGLRVTWFGHSSTLVEIDGVRVLTDPFWGERASPVDWAGPKRFFAAPIGLRDLPPIDAVVISHDHYDHLDRATVEQLRDTATVFVVPLGIGAHLERWGIPPSRIRELDWWETTKVGDLDITATPARHASGRLSNDSGRTLWAGYALHGPEHRVWYSGDTGFHDQLDDIGERLGPFDLTLLDAGQYNPLWPDAHLGPEQAVEAHRLVKGRTMVPVHWGLLNLAPHTWTEPVERVRVQAACRGVDLLILQPGRVTEPEQPGEMTAWWPSLPWKTARERAMRSTLAGDPVESYPPFDCAHRPWPMRGRHRHAVSMTP; encoded by the coding sequence ATGACGATGACTACCGTGAAGCGGCCCAGGCGCGGCCTGTGGCGATGGTTGAAGGCCTTGCTGGCCCTGTCGACGGTCGTTTTTGTCGCCGGCTTTGCCTACACGCGTGGGCCTGCATTCGGCGCCACGCCGTCCGGACAGCGCCAGCTGCGGATCGAGCAATCGTCGCAATGGGATACCCGGCGCTTCGTGAACCGGCAACCGCAATGGCTCGACCTGCGCAAGGCATTGCGCGAGGCGGTGTTCGGCGAAGGCAATGCGCATGCCAACCCGGATGCGCCGATTGCGGTGGTACACACGGATGCGGCGCAACTGGCGCAGCCTGCTGCCTCGGGTTTGCGGGTGACCTGGTTCGGCCATTCCTCCACGCTGGTGGAGATCGATGGCGTACGTGTGCTCACCGATCCGTTCTGGGGTGAGCGCGCCTCGCCAGTGGATTGGGCCGGCCCGAAGCGCTTTTTCGCAGCGCCGATCGGTTTGCGCGACTTGCCGCCGATCGATGCGGTGGTGATCTCCCACGACCATTACGATCACCTCGACCGCGCCACGGTGGAACAGCTGCGCGATACGGCGACGGTGTTCGTGGTGCCGCTCGGCATCGGGGCGCACCTCGAGCGTTGGGGTATTCCGCCATCGCGCATCCGCGAGCTGGATTGGTGGGAAACCACCAAGGTCGGCGATCTCGACATCACCGCTACCCCGGCGCGGCATGCGTCCGGGCGCCTGTCCAACGACAGCGGGCGCACGCTGTGGGCGGGTTACGCCCTGCACGGCCCGGAGCATCGCGTCTGGTATTCCGGCGATACCGGCTTCCACGACCAGCTCGACGACATCGGCGAGCGGCTTGGCCCGTTCGACCTGACCCTACTGGATGCCGGTCAGTACAACCCGTTGTGGCCGGATGCGCACCTGGGCCCGGAGCAGGCGGTGGAAGCCCATCGACTGGTCAAGGGCAGAACGATGGTGCCGGTGCATTGGGGGTTGCTGAATCTGGCGCCGCACACATGGACGGAGCCGGTCGAGCGCGTGCGCGTGCAGGCGGCGTGTCGCGGCGTGGACCTGCTGATCCTGCAGCCCGGGCGGGTCACCGAGCCGGAACAGCCTGGCGAGATGACGGCATGGTGGCCCTCGTTGCCATGGAAGACCGCGCGCGAGCGGGCCATGCGCTCGACGCTTGCGGGTGATCCGGTCGAGTCCTACCCGCCGTTCGACTGCGCGCATCGGCCATGGCCGATGCGCGGCCGGCATCGTCACGCGGTTAGCATGACGCCATGA